CGATACAAATTCTCGGCGGCTATGGATATATCAAGGAATATCCGGTTGAAAAATGGGCCCGTGATGCAAAGATTTATCAAATCTGGGAAGGCACGGCGGAAATCCAGCGAATGGTAATCTCCCGCGCCATCGCCAAAATGGGACGGTAACGGAAGGATATTCTTACAAAAATCCGGCTATCGGATTTGCGGAACGGGGGAATCAGAATGAGTTTGGAGCTGTTTAAACCATTTATCGGCGTTGAATCAAAACCGGTTAAAAACGAAGTGGAAAAAGGGGCGATCCGCAAGTTTGCCGATGCGATTGGCGATCCGAATCCGGTCTACCGCGACGAGGAATTTGCAAAAACGACCCGTTACGGTCGGATTATAGCGCCTCCTACTTTCAGCCGTACATTTGAATACGGCAAAATTGAGGGTCTCTCCTACAAGCAGGAAGGTTTGATCCACGGAGAACAACAGT
The sequence above is a segment of the Effusibacillus dendaii genome. Coding sequences within it:
- a CDS encoding MaoC family dehydratase N-terminal domain-containing protein, which codes for MSLELFKPFIGVESKPVKNEVEKGAIRKFADAIGDPNPVYRDEEFAKTTRYGRIIAPPTFSRTFEYGKIEGLSYKQEGLIHGEQQFEYYKPIYAGDVLYCSTKLADAYEREGKLGKMIFLVYEQKGVNEAGETVFIARSNIIYRG